One genomic region from Proteus vulgaris encodes:
- a CDS encoding N-acetylmannosamine-6-phosphate 2-epimerase, translating to MALIEKMTKDIQQKGGLIVSCQPVDNSPMDKPEIVAAMAQAAVNAGAIAVRIEGIDNLRATRPLIDVPIIGIVKRDLPDSPVRITPWLSDVDDLAKAGADIIAFDGTDRVRPVPVKTLLDHIHRLGRLAMADCATFDEGMYCQELGTEFIGSTMSGYTGGEIPKLPDLQLVTALAEKGCRVIAEGRYNTPMIAARGMQAGAWAVTVGSALTRLEHVCDWFTQALKWQQELDK from the coding sequence ATGGCGCTAATTGAAAAGATGACTAAAGATATTCAACAAAAAGGTGGACTGATTGTGTCTTGCCAGCCTGTTGATAATAGCCCAATGGATAAGCCAGAGATTGTTGCTGCAATGGCTCAAGCCGCGGTAAATGCAGGAGCAATCGCAGTGCGTATTGAGGGAATTGATAATTTAAGAGCAACTCGTCCTCTTATTGATGTGCCGATTATTGGCATTGTGAAGCGTGATTTACCTGATAGCCCTGTAAGGATCACTCCGTGGCTTAGTGATGTTGATGACTTGGCTAAAGCGGGTGCTGATATTATTGCTTTTGATGGTACTGATCGTGTGCGTCCTGTACCAGTGAAAACACTATTAGATCATATTCATCGTTTAGGAAGATTGGCGATGGCAGATTGTGCCACCTTTGACGAAGGCATGTATTGCCAAGAGTTAGGCACTGAATTTATTGGTTCAACGATGTCGGGCTATACCGGTGGTGAGATACCAAAGCTACCTGATTTACAACTTGTCACCGCATTGGCTGAAAAGGGATGCCGAGTGATTGCTGAAGGGCGTTATAACACACCAATGATTGCCGCAAGAGGAATGCAAGCTGGTGCTTGGGCTGTCACGGTAGGCTCTGCATTAACGCGCCTTGAGCATGTCTGTGATTGGTTTACTCAGGCATTAAAGTGGCAGCAGGAGTTAGATAAATGA
- a CDS encoding N-acetylneuraminate epimerase, whose amino-acid sequence MNRIKKISYSCLSVMLVSAIFTSTSFAEKLPNLPVTFKSGAGTISENVIYVGLGTAGKSWYKLDLNRSTKQWERIADFPGTPRDQSIALELNNNIYIFGGAGKENENSETISALTDVYRYLPKENKWEKVNTRAPYGLVGHTGVNINNDQAIILGGVNQQIFDGYFVDLNRTKLNESESKKITSDYFNKPAEGYFFNRNIMEYNAENNQWRLLGTTPFNGTAGSALAYDGNKITLINGEIKPGLRTSEVQTATLKNNQLQWNSVAQKLPDPMSNQPQDGLAGAFAGYSMHTLLVAGGANFPGAQANYSQQHYFAHQGLEKTWHKEIYGFINNQWKIIGELPLPLGYGVTVSHDNSLYLIGGETNKGEAVNSVITLTMKDKQLIIE is encoded by the coding sequence ATGAACAGAATAAAGAAAATATCTTACTCCTGTCTTTCTGTAATGCTAGTGTCGGCAATATTCACGTCTACTAGTTTTGCAGAAAAACTACCTAATTTACCTGTAACATTTAAAAGTGGTGCTGGAACAATCAGCGAAAATGTTATTTATGTTGGTTTGGGTACAGCGGGAAAATCATGGTATAAGCTTGATCTCAATCGTTCGACAAAACAATGGGAAAGAATAGCAGACTTTCCTGGAACACCAAGAGATCAATCTATTGCTCTAGAATTAAATAATAATATTTATATTTTTGGTGGAGCAGGAAAAGAAAATGAAAATAGCGAAACAATTAGTGCGCTTACAGATGTTTATCGCTATTTACCAAAAGAAAATAAATGGGAAAAGGTCAACACTCGAGCACCTTATGGATTAGTAGGGCATACGGGAGTTAATATTAACAATGATCAGGCTATTATTCTTGGTGGAGTTAATCAACAAATCTTTGACGGTTATTTCGTTGATTTAAATCGTACTAAATTGAATGAATCTGAAAGTAAAAAAATCACTAGTGATTATTTTAATAAGCCAGCTGAAGGTTATTTTTTTAATCGAAATATAATGGAATATAATGCTGAAAATAATCAATGGCGATTATTAGGTACTACGCCATTTAATGGAACAGCAGGCTCTGCATTAGCTTATGATGGCAATAAAATCACTTTAATCAATGGTGAAATAAAGCCAGGATTACGCACCAGTGAAGTGCAAACCGCCACATTAAAAAACAATCAATTACAATGGAATTCTGTTGCTCAGAAATTACCTGATCCTATGTCTAATCAGCCGCAGGACGGTTTAGCTGGTGCGTTTGCCGGTTACAGTATGCACACTTTACTTGTTGCTGGCGGGGCAAATTTTCCGGGAGCTCAGGCAAACTATTCACAGCAACATTACTTTGCACATCAAGGATTAGAAAAGACATGGCATAAAGAAATTTATGGCTTTATTAATAATCAATGGAAAATCATTGGTGAATTACCTCTTCCTCTTGGTTATGGCGTTACTGTTTCACATGATAATTCACTTTATTTAATTGGAGGCGAAACAAATAAGGGTGAAGCTGTTAATTCAGTTATTACTTTAACGATGAAAGATAAACAATTAATTATTGAATAA
- the nanK gene encoding N-acetylmannosamine kinase has product MNTLAIDIGGTKISAALISRDNQLTQHTQIATPASASPTQLYKALVDITTPLKSYADSVAVASTGIICNGILTALNPDNLGGLKGFPLKETLIALTGLPCWLLNDAQAATWAEYDHRRETISDMAFITVSTGVGGGVIQQGQLFTGKRGIAGHLGHTLADPHGPLCGCGRYGCVEAIASGRAIASQATQELAGKDAKAIFAAFHQGNSQAKSIIERSANTIANLVTDIKATTDADCVVLGGSVGLAKGYIELVQAAQIKQPVALQVPILSAHYHHDAGLWGAVLWAREQ; this is encoded by the coding sequence ATGAATACATTAGCAATTGATATTGGAGGAACAAAAATTTCGGCGGCACTAATTAGTCGAGATAACCAATTGACACAACATACTCAGATAGCCACACCAGCAAGTGCATCACCAACGCAACTTTATAAAGCTTTAGTTGATATTACTACACCACTAAAAAGCTATGCAGATAGTGTTGCTGTCGCATCAACAGGGATTATTTGTAATGGCATTTTGACCGCATTGAATCCAGATAATTTAGGTGGACTAAAAGGTTTTCCTTTAAAAGAAACACTCATCGCACTTACAGGATTGCCTTGTTGGCTACTCAATGATGCTCAAGCAGCTACATGGGCTGAATATGATCATCGTCGTGAAACGATTTCTGATATGGCATTTATTACTGTATCGACAGGTGTTGGTGGTGGCGTTATTCAACAAGGACAACTCTTTACAGGAAAACGAGGTATTGCAGGTCATTTAGGTCACACGCTTGCCGATCCTCATGGCCCACTTTGTGGTTGTGGTCGCTATGGTTGTGTTGAAGCCATCGCTTCTGGTCGTGCAATTGCGTCGCAAGCGACACAGGAGCTTGCTGGAAAAGATGCAAAAGCGATTTTTGCTGCCTTTCACCAGGGAAATTCACAAGCAAAATCAATTATTGAACGTTCAGCAAACACTATTGCAAATTTGGTGACCGATATTAAAGCCACAACGGATGCTGATTGTGTCGTTCTTGGTGGAAGCGTTGGGTTGGCAAAGGGATATATCGAACTCGTTCAAGCTGCCCAGATAAAGCAACCAGTTGCATTACAAGTGCCGATATTATCGGCCCACTATCATCATGATGCCGGGCTCTGGGGCGCTGTCCTTTGGGCTAGAGAGCAATAA
- a CDS encoding oligogalacturonate-specific porin KdgM family protein, with protein sequence MLNKKKKLLLSCCTLLMSSQLYATTLDFRHEYADSTRINKDRVAFIHSFSNGVGFYIDASVKSGGVDGEKDKLFSDVVNNAIEMGLSYNYKINNHITLQPGLIFETVTDTSIYKPYLKAQYNFDNGLYIAGRYRFDYARKTKQGVDDEKTNRLDGFIGYKYNKFKVEYDYTQMYSDAIKYDNKKRNYEHNVAFSYQLNSTFTPYIEVGNMAVSPLSDARQTRYRVGLQFHF encoded by the coding sequence ATGCTAAATAAAAAGAAGAAACTTTTATTGTCATGCTGTACTTTATTAATGTCATCTCAATTATATGCGACTACATTAGACTTTCGTCATGAATATGCAGACTCTACTCGAATTAATAAAGATAGAGTTGCATTTATTCACTCTTTTTCAAATGGTGTTGGTTTCTATATTGATGCTAGCGTTAAATCGGGTGGTGTAGATGGTGAGAAAGATAAACTGTTTAGTGATGTTGTTAATAATGCTATTGAAATGGGATTAAGTTATAACTATAAAATAAATAATCATATTACATTACAGCCTGGTCTTATTTTTGAAACTGTAACAGATACTTCTATATATAAACCCTATTTAAAAGCACAATATAACTTTGATAATGGGTTATATATTGCAGGACGTTATCGTTTTGATTATGCCCGTAAAACAAAACAAGGTGTTGATGATGAAAAAACAAATCGTCTTGATGGTTTTATAGGTTATAAATATAACAAATTTAAAGTGGAATATGATTATACTCAAATGTATAGCGACGCCATAAAATATGATAATAAAAAACGCAATTATGAGCATAACGTCGCTTTCTCTTATCAACTCAACAGTACTTTCACACCTTATATTGAAGTTGGCAATATGGCTGTAAGCCCTCTTAGTGATGCTCGCCAGACACGTTATCGAGTTGGGTTGCAGTTTCATTTCTAA